A stretch of DNA from Dehalobacterium formicoaceticum:
TGAAAATACTAGATATTGATTTGGACTTTTTTTTAAATAAAATTGCATATGATGTTGATGATACATGTGGGCTGAGATTAAGCTCAGAAGAATATTTAGTTGATTCTAAGGAAAATGTGAAACTGTTTTTAGAGAAGCAATGCGGATTATCATTGGAAAATAAAGTTCCAGGTAAAGTAGTAAATCACCATAATGAGGCATTATACGTATGGAATGAGATGATAAAAAATCACTTATTAAAAAAACCTTTTAACATTACTCACGTTGACGCACATCCAGATCTTTGGTTTGGAGATTGTTCAATAACTTATATTATGACAGAACTTACAAGATTACCTTTAGCTAATAGAAACTATATTGAAGATGTTGACGAGAGTAAAATCAAATGTGGAAACTATTTAATTTTCGCTATAGCTTTAGGGTGGGTTGATTCATTGGAATTTGTATATCATGAAAAATGGGAAGGTGAAGATTTACATAAATGGTTTTTTAAAGATTTTGACTTTAGAACATTACAAATAGAACTGAAAAACTTTAGTTATGAGGTTTATAGAGATAATATGGATAGGCTAAAACAAATTACTCCGTTAAATATTGACCCCGCTATTCCATTTAAGGCCGTACCAAAACAAAGTTTTTTAAATAACGATAAATACGATTTTGTTATATTAAGTAAATCTCCAGGTTATACTCCCGAAACAGCAGATTCTTTAATTCCAGTTATTCAAGAGTATTTCACGGACATTTAGTATAAGAACGTTCTTAATGTGAATGTGATTAAAGGGGGGAGATATATTGAAAAAACCGAGTATCGAAATTTCTCGCATGGGAGTTCCACAAGTAAAAAAGAGTTGTTTGAGGGAAATTATAAAAATGTTTGTTTATGTTGCAGTTGCAATTATATTCTGTATATTATTTTTTTATTCATTCAAGTATTTAGAATTGTATATCAGAAATATATATAGTGTAAAACCTTATAATGAAGCTAATACTGCAACTTGGATTAGTTCTGTTGCATCATATTGGGGTGGAATAATTGGTGGAGCAGTATCTGGGATGATTTCGCTGGGTGGAACATTCATAATAATTAATTACTACAGAAAATCAGATATATCTAATAGACAAATCTCAAATCAACCATTCTTAAATATAAAGCTATTAGATAATTATTCTAATAAGCCAGCTAATATAAATGATTTTCTGCATCTATGCGATATCGGGAAAGGTGATAGAATTATTTATACGCATATTGAGCTAAAAAATGTGGGTAAAAGCTTTGCAAGAACAGGTGTGTATTATAATGGTAGCAATTTTGGAGGAAATGCATTTCAATATATTGTGGAGGCTGGTGAGACTCTTGAAAAAAAAGTTTTGATAGGAATTAAATACAGCAATCAAGATGTGGAAGCAAGCCTTGGAATCATGTTCTTCGATTGTTTTATGAATGAGTATATACAAGTGTTTAATTTTAAAGTAGATGGTAATACGAAAAACGTTAATGTTGAAGCTGATTATCCGAATTTAACCCAATCAGCTTTTAAGTAATACAATCTTTATTATTATTCTTAATAATCAATGTTTTAATAAAGTAGTTAAAGGTGTTGATAAAAGAAACAATGCCTTTTTCTTTTGCCCAAAAATAAAGAAAGGAGCTTTGCTTTTATGAAAACCTATCAGGTGGAATCAAAGAAACCCTTTGCCAGTGTGGAGTTTGCTGCACAGGAAAAGAAAGTGTACTCACGAAACAGAAATAAGAAGCACTGTGGCTTGGAGCGATGACCTCCGGCCTTTTCTTTTCGGCAGGTTTTTTTTAAGAACAATCGTAACCCACACCCAACACAAGACCGATGTCTTGTGTTGCAGCAAGCACTGAATAATGCCAGCATTATTCGCTTGTCAGGGATAATCCCTGAAACCCTTAACAGAACAGGAGGTTCTATATGCTCAAAAGAAGCATCAAAATAACGTTTCGATTGAATGCCAAAGAACAGCAATCTCTTGTTAAGCAGGTAAAAAAATCCGGACTTTCACAGGAGGCTTTTATTCGTTCCCTTATTAACGGCTACATACCCAAGGAATTGCCCCCTCCCGACTATTTTTCCATGCTGCGGGAACTTCACGCCATCGGCAGCAACTTGAATCAGATTGCAGCAAAGGCCAATGCCACCGGGCATATCGACAAAACGGTGTTTCAATATGAAGCCAACCGACTCAGAAAGGCGGTACAAGATATTATAGAGGCGGTTACAGCGCCTGAAAGGAGGGCTGACAATGGCAACCACAGCGATATGGGATGTAACCGACCGCCTTGACCGGGTAATCGACTACGCCACCAACCCTCAAAAGACAGAGAACCTTGACTTTTCCAGTCCTGACTTTCGAGGCTTGCAAAATGTCTTAGCATACACACAGCAGGATACCAAGACCGAAAAGCAATTCTATGTAACCGGCATCAATTGCGACCCGACCACTGCTTGTGAACAAATGTCGCGGACAAAGCTCCAATTCCAAAAAACAGACGGCATTCTCGCCTTCCACGGCTATCAGTCTTTTGTTCCGGGAGAAGCTACACCGGAAACTGCCCACGCCATCGGTGTGAAACTGGCGCAGGAACTGTGGAGCGAACGCTTTGAAGTGATAGTTTCCACTCATCTTGACAAGCATCATCTTCATAATCATTTTGTCCTCAATTCCGTATCCTTTACGGACGGCAAGCGGTATTACGACAACAATGCCACTTATACCCTCATGCGGCAGACCTCCGACCGTCTGTGCCGGGAATACTCTCTATACGTTATCGAAAACCCGCAAAAAGGCAAATCCAGGCATTACGCCGAATGGAAAGCCGAGCAGGAAGGCAAACCCACCTGGCGTGGCCTCATCCGCGAGGATGTAGATAAAGCAATCTCAGCGTCCATGACCTTCACGCAGTTTATTGCCACCCTCCGCAAACAGGGCTATGAGGTGAAAACTGGAGTGAAATACATGGCGGTGCGTCCTGCGGGCAAGGAGCGTTTTGTCCGCTTGAAAACTTTGGGAGACAATTACACCGAAGAAGCCATAAAGCAGCGTATTCTTCAAAACCGTGCCCCGAAGCGGCCACAAGCCCTGCCCGAACCTAAGAAAAAACGTTATACTATTCGAGGCGGTGCAAGCCTTAAAAAAGTAAAAAAGCTTACTGGCTTGCAAGCGCTCTATTTTCACTACCTTTACAAAATGGGCATCTTGCCCAAGCACCGCGCGTCCAATAAACGGACGCATTTTTTATTGCGCGAGGATATCCGGCACATGGAAGAAATCACCGCTCAAACCAAACTACTCTGTACACACCGCATTGAAAACAAAGAGCAGCTTCTCACATTTCGAAACAGCCTGGAGCAGGAAATGGCAGGCTTGTACGACACCCGGAAATCTCTTTACAGCCGAATCCGCCGATGCAAAGACGATGAACAGATAACGGTATATAAGGAACAGATCGCCGGACTTTCGAAAAAGCTGTCCCTGCTCCGGAAGGAGGTGAAGCTATGTGCGGGCATCCTGTCCCGTTCTGAAGAAATGAAGCAGAAACTGCATCAAATAAAACAGGAAGAAATCCAGCAAAGAAAGGAGGAAAAGGCATATGAACAGCGGAGCCGACGCAGCGGACCAAATCATCAATATGAGTCTTAAAGGGATTGAGGTGATGGCTAAAATCTCCGGCGAGGGAGCAAAAAACCTTGCCACTTATCTCTATGCCGTTTTGAAAGACCAAAAAAAGACTAAGGGAAAAGCCCGTCTGGAAGCACTTTTGCGCAGCGGCAAGGAACTGAAAGTCTTTGCGGTCAAGAACGAAGACCTGAAGAAATTCACTCAGGAGGCTAAACGCTACGGCGTCCTCTATTGCGCCCTCCGTGACAAAAATGACACGGACGGCATGTGCGACATCATGGTACGGACCGAGGATGCCTCCAAAATCAACCGTATTGTGGAACGCTTCAAGCTGGCCACCGTGGATACGGCAAGCATCAAGAGCGAAATTGAAAAATCCAGAGCCGCCAAGCAAGCGGAAAAAGCAGCCGATGAAAAAGCTCCTACCGAAAAAGGAACGCCCGCTGAAAAAAGTGCAGATGATTTTCTGGACGAACTCATGGCAAAGCCCGAACAGCCGGAGCCGGTAAAGGAGCAGCCCGACAACCCAAACCCCACGACGGCGACGACGGAGAAATCCCATCCGTCCGAGCCTACCTCAGAGCGCAGCGGGAAAGCCGCCGAGGGTGCTATTGAGCCGCCAAGGAGATCCGTCCGCCAAGAATTATGGGAAATTAAGGCCACTCAAAAGGAACAAGCGGCACAGCCCAAGCGGGAGCCTGCCCGAGAACAGCCAAAAACCACAAAACAGAATGTCAAACCCAGCAGGCAGCAAAACAAATCCAAAAAACCAAAATCGAAAGCGAGGTAAGTTTTATGAGTAGTTTCGATGATCTTTTCCGGCAGAAAAACGAA
This window harbors:
- a CDS encoding PcfB family protein, translating into MNSGADAADQIINMSLKGIEVMAKISGEGAKNLATYLYAVLKDQKKTKGKARLEALLRSGKELKVFAVKNEDLKKFTQEAKRYGVLYCALRDKNDTDGMCDIMVRTEDASKINRIVERFKLATVDTASIKSEIEKSRAAKQAEKAADEKAPTEKGTPAEKSADDFLDELMAKPEQPEPVKEQPDNPNPTTATTEKSHPSEPTSERSGKAAEGAIEPPRRSVRQELWEIKATQKEQAAQPKREPAREQPKTTKQNVKPSRQQNKSKKPKSKAR
- a CDS encoding UPF0489 family protein, with translation MMKILDIDLDFFLNKIAYDVDDTCGLRLSSEEYLVDSKENVKLFLEKQCGLSLENKVPGKVVNHHNEALYVWNEMIKNHLLKKPFNITHVDAHPDLWFGDCSITYIMTELTRLPLANRNYIEDVDESKIKCGNYLIFAIALGWVDSLEFVYHEKWEGEDLHKWFFKDFDFRTLQIELKNFSYEVYRDNMDRLKQITPLNIDPAIPFKAVPKQSFLNNDKYDFVILSKSPGYTPETADSLIPVIQEYFTDI
- a CDS encoding plasmid mobilization protein: MLKRSIKITFRLNAKEQQSLVKQVKKSGLSQEAFIRSLINGYIPKELPPPDYFSMLRELHAIGSNLNQIAAKANATGHIDKTVFQYEANRLRKAVQDIIEAVTAPERRADNGNHSDMGCNRPP
- a CDS encoding relaxase/mobilization nuclease domain-containing protein, with product MATTAIWDVTDRLDRVIDYATNPQKTENLDFSSPDFRGLQNVLAYTQQDTKTEKQFYVTGINCDPTTACEQMSRTKLQFQKTDGILAFHGYQSFVPGEATPETAHAIGVKLAQELWSERFEVIVSTHLDKHHLHNHFVLNSVSFTDGKRYYDNNATYTLMRQTSDRLCREYSLYVIENPQKGKSRHYAEWKAEQEGKPTWRGLIREDVDKAISASMTFTQFIATLRKQGYEVKTGVKYMAVRPAGKERFVRLKTLGDNYTEEAIKQRILQNRAPKRPQALPEPKKKRYTIRGGASLKKVKKLTGLQALYFHYLYKMGILPKHRASNKRTHFLLREDIRHMEEITAQTKLLCTHRIENKEQLLTFRNSLEQEMAGLYDTRKSLYSRIRRCKDDEQITVYKEQIAGLSKKLSLLRKEVKLCAGILSRSEEMKQKLHQIKQEEIQQRKEEKAYEQRSRRSGPNHQYES